The Microcystis panniformis FACHB-1757 region AGACCCCCCAGATTATCCGCTTTACTTTGTGGAAGTTCAATTTCAAAAGGATGAGGATTTTTATTGGCGATTCATCACTCAAATTTTCCTCTATCTCAAGCAGTATAAGCCTGAACGTACTTGCTGTCCCGTAATTATCTGGGGAAGGCGACGCTTAGACACCGGGTTTCCCCTCGCTTACCAGAATTTGCTAAACTTAGAGCAGATGCAACGGATATATCTCGATGAAATCGAGGGTGAGTCCCCTCCATCTCTTGGGATAAGTATCCTCCAGTTTATCGTCATCAGCACGAAAAAAGCACCAGAACAGGTTCAATCCTTGATTGACCAAACTCGCCAACAGATTGTTGACCCTAACACTCAAAGAAATGTTATCGAGTTAATCGAGAAGATTATTATCTACAAATTTCCGCAGAAAAGTCGCCAGGAGTTAGAAGCCATGTTTAATCTCACGGAATGGAAACAAACCAAGTTTTATCAAGAAGCTAAGGAAGAGGGAAAACTTGAAGGAAAACTTGAAGGAAAACTTGAAGGAAAACTTGAAGGAAAACTTGAAGGGAAACTTGAAGGGAAACTTGAAGGAAAACTTGAAGGAAAACTTGAAGGGAAATTAGAAACAATTCCCCTTCTGGTTAGGTTGGGACTTAATGAAGAACAAATTGCGCGGGAATTAAATCTAAAAGTTGAGATTGTTCGTCAATTTATTACCAATCAGAACAATTAACCAAACCTTGGCTAATTTACTAAAATAGGTTTAATCCTTGATTGACCAAACTCGCCAACAGATTGTTGACCCTAACACTCAAAGAAATGTTATCGAGTTAATCGAGAAGATTATTATCTACAAATTTCCGCAGAAAAGTCGCCAGGAGTTAGAAGCCATGTTTAATCTCACGGAATGGAAACAAACCAAGTTTTATCAAGAAGCTAAGAAAGAAGGAAAAATTGAAGGTAAAATTGAAGGTAAAATGGAAACAATTCCGCTTCTGGTTAGGTTGGGACTTAATGAAGAACAAATTGCGCGGGAATTAAATCTAAAAGTTGAGATTGTTCATCAATTTATTACCAATCAGAACAATTAAAACTTTTGAGAGATTGCTTCGGGGAGGGATTACTTTTCCCCAAAAGGGAGAATCTCTCAATCTCCCCTCGCAATGACAATCTTCCTTTCGGTATCCTGTATAGTTCTGGTAGCAATAGGTGAGAGTAGGGTAAACTTCTAAGTATTCTTCTAGTTTTGTTAATTTATTTTTGTCAAAATTTCTCCCTTTTTAGTTATCTCAGGATGAGGTAAAGATTCCCCTAATTTCTGATAAAGTTGTATCAGAGATTCTAGGACTTCTTCAGCATTTTTCACAGCTTCAGCATAAGTATTACCATGAGTCCGCCATTTTTGTCCAGGAAAGTCGGGTAAGCCAACTAGATAACAATTATCTTCATCAGACCACTGAAGCACTATTCTATATTTAAGTTTTTTCATCTTCTTTTCTCCTGACCTCTTCAATAGCATTTTTGACTTCTTGTTCTTGGTAACGTTTAGCATCTGCTCCGTCTTTTCCCGATAGGGTGATTTTTCCTGTATATAGAGGGTGTAACCAATGGTTGTGACTGCCTTTTCCCGGAAAATCAATAAATCCAGCTTTTTTGAGCATTTGTTTTAATTCTCTGATTTTTTTGGGCATCAGTCAAGATTTGCTGGATAAGGTAATTTGCTGGAGGGTGTGACAAGTCTTGTATAATTTTTATTATATAAGGATTTCGACCATTGAGCGGTTAGTGGAGAAGCAGGGGAGCGGGACCAGGGGAGAGGGGAAGCAGGGAAGCGGGGGAGTACAGGTTTTTGCTCTTCTGTTGTCTCCCTTTTCCTTGGCTCACCAGTGCTAGAAGATTTAGTCAATGCTAATTAAAAGGTCGGGGATTATCTTTGATTTCTCTTGGTCAAAAATTAGAGTTTTCAATAAGTCCCCGATTGATGTTCTTAACAGTAAATCGCTTATTTTAAGAGCGATTTAGTCTTTGTTGCCTGTGCCTTTTTTGTTGCTAAATTGTTACAAAACTAAATAAAAAAAGCCTTGACAATTGAGTTACTTTAGGTAAAAAATAAGACCAACCTAATGTTGTTAAGACTTAGGAAAAAAGACAATTTAAAAAATCAATGGCGTTAGCTAAAGCGGTTAAACGAGGATTAAAATAGCCTTATTTTTTTATTTAAAGAATTTAGATACTTATTTACAAATTCAGAAGGCGTTAAACATTCAAATTCACCTGTTTGTTGAACCAAAATCTTAATTAACTTATGATTAGCAGATATAAAACATTGAGATTGACCAACTTTTGCCGTTAAATAGACTCCTACATCTTCACGAGGAATTACTCCCAAAGCCTCCATTTCAGCTAACTCAAAATCATCAATCGGGACATAAAAAACTTAAAGTTTTGCCAAATCCTTCCAATTATTTCTCCACTCCAATAAGTGCTTGGAGTAGCGAACATGGGTTAGTCTTAGCCCAAGAAAAAGTGGACAGTAAATCCAATGAAATTACCGCCGTGCCGCTCAGAAGTGCAATTGCTCAATCTCAAGGGAGCGATAGTCACTTTGGATGCCATGGGAACCCAGACGGAAATTGCCCAACAAATCAAGTCTGGGGGCGGAGATGACGTCTTAGCCCTCAAAGGCAATCAGGGCAAGCTCTTTCAACAAGTAGAAGGCTGGTTTGACCAAGCTATAGCCGGGGATTGGCAAGGGATTGAATACAGCTACCACGAAAAGGTGGAGTCGGGGCATCACCGGATCGAAACCCGTCAAATTTGGGTGGTGCCGGTGTCCCAATTACCGCCCCTGCATCGGCAGAGTCTGTGGCCTGGCCTAACCACCGTAGTCATGGTTCGCAGTGTCCGCCAATTATGGAATAAAACTACTACAGAAATTCGCTTCTTCATCAGTAGTTTAGCAGCGGATGCCCAAAAACACGCCGAGGTGATTCGCGGACATTGGAGTATTGAAAATAGTCTCCATTGGGTACTCGATGTTATACTTTAGACGTTCATAATCTGAGATTTATTAAACTTCTGAAATCGTAGAGTCAGCAAGGAATCCAGTTCTTTTTTATGTTTCAAATGGGCATCATTCAAACATTCATAAATGGCTGAAGAAAAGTCAGAAAAGTTTTCATAATATTTACCATATAAACATTTCTTTTTGACCAATTTCCACAGCCTTTTAATTAAATTTAGATTAGGTGAATAAGACGGCAGATAGAGCAGTTCTATTGACAAAGAAAGAGCCAATTCTTCAACAATTTTACATTTTTGATAGCGGGCATTATCTAAGACTAGAGTGATGGGAATCATTAGTCCTAAAGCAGCTATTTTTGACCGGAGTTCACAGACTTGAGTTGCCGTAATATAATTGTCATATGTTACCAGAATAACTTCATGAGTTATTGCATTTAATGCTCCTAAAACATTGAAGCGTTTACGCCCGCTCGGTGACTTAACAAAAAGTCTCTCAAAACACCAAACAAAACCGAGAAATGCTCCCATGACGAAGTGAGCGGCATCAACAAAAAAAACAGCCCTTTTTCCTTCTTTTGCCTCATTTAGTCTGGGTTCTAGCTTTTTTTCTTTGTAGTCCTCTTGTTCATCTGGGTCAGCTTTAGAAGGAAGAGAACCTACTTTTAAACATTTCATTCCCATTGATTTTAAAAATTTTCTCACTTGGGTAGGACTTCGTTTTATTCCCGTCAATTCTTCTATCCTATATACAGCTTCATTTATTGTGGCTGGTGGATTTTTCTCGAAGTATTTTTTGAGGGTTTCTTTTTGAAACTCTAATTCACTTTTAGGGCGATAGAAGTTGATTTCTTTTAATTTTTCTATTCCGCCTTCTTGATAATCGCGAAGATAGGTTAATAAGGTATTTGGCGAGATTCCTGCTAACTGACAAATTTTTTGGTGCGGTATCTTTTGGCTTTTTAACCAGAGAACTTCCATCTTCAGTTGAACCCGGGGATGGGGATGATGAAATCTTTCATAATACAGTGAGTTCTTTTCTTCTTCCGTGAATTCTAGGTTAATCATGTTTTTAATGAGTGCTTTGCTTCTAATTATGACTCTTAAACTATATTATTGTCCTTGAGTAAAAAATGCAAGTTGTAGCCGTGCAAAGTATAGATAGAGCGGGGGGTCTAGCCAAACGACCCCCTAAAGAAATAGAGTGGTTAGGACAACCACTCAAAATTTTAAAATGTTACCTTCATTCTATCAGGCTTGTTTACAGGCGAACCTTAGCGAGGCGAGCTATTTGACCTTACAGCTCCTAATCCTGCTCTTACAAAGTCATCGGATAGTCCAACTAGGGTTTGCTGAATAACTGTGAAATACTTATGATATAAGGATTACAGCCATATTAAATTCCCAAAAAGTCAAGAAAAAGGGACAGAAAACGGCTAAAATTGCTAAAATACCCTTGCACTTATCCGACAAGAACATATGTACCGAAAAACGAACGAGTCTTCAATTGCCCCAGAAAACTTTGAGTTGCCTTTTGAGGGAAAATTATCAGCAGATAATCGCTGGATAATAATGGCAGAGTTAATTCCCTGGGAAGAATTTGAAGAAGAATATGCCCAAAATTTTGACGAAGAAATGGGTGCGCCAGCCAAACCATTTAGGATGGCATTAGGAGCATTAATTATTAAGGAAAAATTAAAAACAAGCGACAGGGAAACCATAGAGCAAATCAAGGAAAACCCCTATTTACAGTATTTTCTAGGGATGTCAGCCTATAGTAATGAAGCTCTATTTGATGCGACAATGTTCGTTAATTTTCGTAAAAGAATCAGTAAGAATTTAATCAATAAAATTAATAAAAGAATGGTGATGAGAGAGAGAAAAAAGAAGGAAATTGAAGAAAAAAGTGAAAGAAAAGAAGAAGAAAAAGAGAGTCAAATAAAAAATAAAGGAAAATTAATATTAGATGCAAGTTGCGCACCTGCTGATCTAAGTTATCCCCAGGATTTAGGGATATTAAATCAAGCAAGAAAGAAAACAGAAAACATTCTAGATTGTCTCTATCAAAGTTTGAGAATCAAGCTGAAGAAAAAGCCAAGAACTTATAGAAAAAGAGCGAGAAAAGATTATTTAAAAGTAGCCAAAAAACGTCGTTGTTCTCAAAAAGAAAGACGAGAAGCTATCAAGAAGCAACTGCAATATATCAAAAGAAATCTATCTCAAATAGAGAAATTAATCGAGGGGGGATCAGAGTTAAGTAGTCTCAGCAAAAGAAACTACAAAATGTTGTTAGTGGTGACAGAAGTTTATCGTCAACAATTGTGGATGTGGGAAAATAAATCATCGAGAATTGATGATAGAATTGTGAGTATAACCCAACCACACATCCGCCCTATCGTTAGAGGAAAAGCAGGAAAACCAGTTGAATTTGGAGCAAAAATCTCAGTAAGCTGTTTTGAGAGTTATGTATTTTTAGACCATTTAAGTTGGGATAATTTTAATGAATCTGGGGACTTACAAGCGCAAGTAGAAGAGTATAAAGAATTCACAGGATATTATCCAGAATCAGTTCATGTTGATAAAATTTATCGAACTAGAAAAAATCTAGCTTGGTGTAAAGAAAGAGGAATTAGAATCAGTGGAGTTCCTCTAGGAAGACCACCTAAAAATATTAGTAAAGAAACTAAAAAACAAGCTCTTGAGGATGAAGGAATTCGGAATGCAATTGAAGGTAAATTTGGTCAAGCAAAAAGAAGATATAGTCTTGATTGTATCATGACAAAACTTGATAAAACTTCAGAAACTTCCATTGCCATTACTTTTTTAGTCATCAATCTTTCTAACCTGCTTAGACAGGTTAACTGTCTTTTTTTGTCCCTATTTCTTTATACATCTAAATTTAGCTTTATTCATCCCTCTTTGATTAGAAAAGATGATAAAAAAGCTGATTTCTCAACAGAAAAACTTATCTTAAATTCGGGCTGATTTTTGAGAGTTTTTGTTTTTTACTTTTTCAGCAAACCCTAGATATCTAGAACCTCTTTACTGACATCGATCCCTACCCATGTTTTTTCTTCTGTCATCGTTTATGCTGGGGTTAAGTTATTTTGTCCCTTTGGTAACTCGTCCTTGCGAAGACGAGGTTAATCCTAAGGGCGATTGTTCGAGCTTGTCTCCTCGGGATGACGGCGTGGCTCCGGTGGCTACCCAACGGTGTCAAGCACCTCGGTTGAACTGGATGTCCACGCCCTTTTTCAGAATATAGGCACCCAAGCTACAAAGCGGTATTTTTTACCTAGGTTGGGACGGGTTGCCTACTTCTCAAGATACAAGGTTGGGTTGAAGCATGAAACCCAACGCCTGCATGGGTTACGCTACCGCTAACCCATCCTACAAATAATTGTGCCTCCCTACTTAAATTTAACAAACTTAACATCTGAGTCAGCAGCGAGAGTGTAAGTCGGGATTAGCAATTCTCGCTGGCACTAGCGATCGCTGTTGTCCCGAGAGCAGCGGGAGTAATTGCCCGAATTTTTAGCCCACAGAGACGAGGTATTTTTTGAGCATTCATTGCGAAATTTGTCAAATTATTTAAGAAATGTGAAGGAGCGCAAAGGAAAATTAAAAGAAGGGAAGATATAGATGTTGGGGAGAATACTAAGTGCTAATCTAGGGTTATCCCATCTATTCCGAGGTTAACCGTCCCACGGGAGAAACAATCACCGGATTCCCCTGCTGGCGGCGAAAATCGGTTTCTTTAAATAAAAGTTAACAGAACTTCGCACTTCTGTTAAGAAAAGGTTTACAGAAACTTGTTAGAATAGAGGTAGATAAATCCAGTTGCAAATAGGCGCTCGACCCGATGAATTTTCCGCGCGATCCGACAAAAAAAAGAGAACGAGAACACCGACAATATCTAGACTGTGACCTCTAATTGACTTTCACTCAACAGCGCAATCGAGCAGTTTTTTGAGGATTAAATTCCTAGCATCAACACCCCTTAAAAATAGTTGATGTGGGCAGTCCATAGCAAAATTTTTAGATGGAGTAGTGAGTATGAAGCTATTGATTCAGGGCAATAATATCGCTGTCACCGAACCTATTCATGATTATGTGGAACAAAAGCTGGAGAAAGCGGTGAAACATTTTAACGGCATAACCACAAAAGTCGATGTTCACCTCTCCGTGGAAAAGAATGCGCGCATTCCCGATCGCCACAAGGCAGAAGTAACGGTTTATGCTAATGGAACAGTGATTCGCGCTCAAGAAGGAAGCGAAAATTTGTACGCAAGTATTGATTTAGTTTCTGATAAAATCGCTCGTCAACTCCGCAAGTATAAAGAAAGACTGGTGGATCATCGCACCAACGCCACCGTTAAAACTAGCGAGGTGGTGCAAGAGAAACCCTTAGATGATAACCTAATTGGCGATCGCACTCCCGAATTACCTGCGGAAGTAGTGCGGATGAAATACTTTGCCATGCCACCGATGACTATTGAGGAAGCACTAACACAATTGCAATTAGTCGATCACGATTTCTATATGTTCTGCAACAAAGACACGAACGAAATCAATGTTATCTATCAACGCAATCACGGCGGTTTTGGTGTTATTCAACCCCGTCCCGTCAACCTAAATGGCAAAGAATCCAATTAACAGTTAGCGACTACAAATAAAACAAAAGACTGGAGAAATTCTCCAGTCTTTTTCTCATCTAACCAAGATTAACTTTAACCACTTTATTTTTTTCTGCCACCGCTTTCGGGAGGGTGAGATAAAGAACACCGTCTTGATAGTTAGCGGTAACTTGGCTATTTTGCACCTCCACTGGTAGGGTAATCAAGCGACTAAATTTACCATAATAAAACTCGCTGTTTTCTACCTCGGCAGGGCATTCACGTTGCCCGTTAATAGCCACCATTTGCTTGCTAACCTCCACATCGATATCTTTAATATCCATGCCGGGTAATTCGATTTTTAATTCCACGGAATCCTCGTTAACAGAGATTTCCACCGGGGGACGAGACACCAAGGAAGTTGTCGGTAATACTTCTTGAAAAAGTTGATCGATTTGACGTTGGACAGAATTAATTTCGAGGAAGGGAGAATAAAGAGTGAAAGCCATAGTAATAATTTCCTTGAGAGGTTTTCTCTGACTGCGATTACCTCTATCTTAAGCAACTAACTTGACTTCCACAAGGCGGTTTTCAGGAAATAAAAAGTAGCAATAACCGATACAGTTTCAGTTGTCAGTTATCAGTTATCAGTGGGAAGTTGTAGGGTGTGGGGTGTGGGGTGTGGGGTGTGGGGTGTGGGGTGTGGGGAGAATAAATAAAAATAATCGGCTCTTCTCGACTTTGTGTGATAATTTTTGCTTATGGAATCGTGAAATGTTTACTGAGAAAGACTTTTGGGACTATTTTTCTGAAGAAACTATCATTATAGACCCTGACAGGGGGACAAGCCAGCTGAAAAGCTTATGTAGCATGGAATACAGACACAGACTCCAAAAAAAGATAAGTCATATTTACCATATATGACCTAAATAACGAAAATGATAAGTGAACTATACCAGAAAGTGTTAGAAAATGAACTGGGGCGAGCCAGATATCTACTGTTGTTAATGGTAGTTGGAACCTTGCAAATATTGAAGCAAGCAAAGTTAGAGATATTAGCTGAAGCCTTACCAATACCAATCCTGTTTGAGAGTCGGAGAAAAAAACTAAAAAGATTTTTAAAGCTGGAAATTCTGAATATTGAAAAAATCTGGTTTCTCTGCTTAAAAGAGATGTTAAAACAGCAGGAGAGATTCACAATAAAAGGATTAGTATATATTGCCATAGACCGAACGAGTTGGGGAGCAATTAATATCTTGATGGTGAGTCTAATTTATGACAAGAGAGCCATCCCAATCTATTGGGAGATATTGGATAAAAAAGGAAGTAGTAATCTCGAAGAACAGCAGCGAGTATTGGGGAAAATATTGAAGGTGCTATCAGGTCATAAAATCGTGGTGTTAGGAGATAGAGAATTTTGCTCAGTCAGTCTTGGAAAGTGGCTTTGGGAGCAGAGTTTATACTTTTGTTTAAGACAAAAAAAAAGTACAAATGTCAAGACAAAAGAAGGAATTTATCAAGAAATGAGAGAGTTAGGTTTAAGTCCAGGAACTCAACTATTTTTGAATGATGTCAATATTACAAAAGAGCAGGGATTTGGACAGTTTAACTTAGCTGGTAAGTGGAAAAAAACCTATCGGGGTTTTCAAACAAAAGAACCTTGGTATATTCTGACAAATTTTGGGGATTTAGAGACGGCAATAATTGCCTATCAAAAAAGATTTGATATTGAGGAGATGTTCCGAGATTTTAAGTCGGGAGGCTATAGCTTAGAAGGTTCTCAATTAGCACCGCAATACTTATCAAAGCTGATAATTGTTATAGCTATCGCCTATACAAGTGCCACACTGCAAGGTAAAAAAATTAAGGATATGGGAATCCAAAAATATGTCACAAGACCTGAAAAAAGATATAAAGGTCAACGCAGACACAGTAGTTTTTATGTGGGTCAACATCTCTATCATTGGCTCCAGCTACATCAAATGTTCCAAAAAAATATAGAAGAGTTAATGCAAATTAGCCGCTATCGGTTGAAGGATTACATCAAAGGACAAAGAGCGATATCGCTTGCCCTATCTACCTTCTAGCTCGCTTGTCCCCCTCTCAGTTATAGACCTCATTTCCACACAGAAACCAGAAGAGCCAATAATCTCCTGTCTCCTGTCTCCTATCTCCTGACGACCGCCTTCGTTATAACCATTGTTGTAATTCTGGCCAACCCAAACCCTGACGCACGATATCCGGTTGATCGCCGGTAAAATCAACAATTGTTGACACTTCCGAACCGGGAGCCGAACCATCTTCGATAATTAAATCAACGATATGATCGAGGGCATCGAATAGCCTAGCGGTTTCTAATCCCTTGGTGGGAAAATCCCCCTCCTGATCGGGAAGATGAGCAGAACTAGAGATAATGGGATTTTCTAGGGTTTCGAGAATAGTGCGACAAATAACGTGATCGGGAACCCGGATACCAGTGGTTTTCCGCTTCGGATTCATCACCACTTTCGGCACTAATTTAGTCGCCGGTAAGAGAAAAGTGTAGGGACCGGGTATAACTCGTCGCATAATTTTATAAGCATAATCGCTGACCACTGCGTACTCGGAAATATTCGACAAAGAAGAACAGAGAAACGTCAAGGGTTTATCATTAGATAGTTGCTTGATTTGGCGAACTCGTTCGACGGCGGATTTCACATTGAGATCGCAACCGATCGCATAGACGGTATCGGTAGGATAAAGCATAATTGCCCCATTTTTCAGGGCATGACAGATTTCTTGGATAGAACGTTGTTGGGGATTTTCCGGATGGAGAGAGTAAATAGTAGCCATGATAGCAAAATCGTCGCCTATTGGGATTGTCCCACGGGAATCGCCGGGGATATGTGTTTAGGGGCATTAGTAGATTTAGGAGTCCCCTTAGAATACCTGATTGCACAACTAAAAACTTTAGGAATCGAGGATGAATATCAGTTAAAGGCCGAAAAACTGCATCGTCGCGGTCAAATTGCCACTAAGATTCACGTCGATGTCACTGCCGAGAAGTCCTCTGATCATCACCACCATCACCATCATACCCCCGCTCGCCATTTACCGGAGATTGAAAATTTAATTAAACAGGCAAATTTACCCCAGAAAGTCCAAGAATGGAGTTTAGCGGTTTTTCAACAACTTGCGATCGCAGAAGGAGCCGTTCACGGGATCGCACCGGAAAAAGTGCATTTTCACGAAGTCGGGGCAACCGATGCCATTATCGATATCGTCGGGACTTGTTTGGGTTTGGATTGGCTATCGGTAAGTGAATTATACTGTTCTTCTCTACCCACCGGCGGCGGTACAGTTCAGGCCGCCCATGGTCGTTTACCGGTTCCCGTGCCAGCAGTAGTACAATTGTTCAGCCAGCGACAAGTACCAATTTATAGTAATGGCATCGAAGCGGAGTTAGTAACACCCACGGGGGCAGCTATTGTGACAACTTTAGCTAAAAGTTTCGGTAAACCGCCGAAAATGCAGTTAGAAAAGGTCGGTTTAGGAGCAGGGACAAAAGATTTACCGATTCCCAATCTTGTCCGACTTTGGTTAGGGAAAAAAGAATCAGAAAAGCTAGATGAAATTGAAACTGTGGCAGTTTTAGAAACTCAAATTGATGACTTAAATCCACAAGCGATCGCCTACTTAAGCGAGGCTTTATTACAAGCGGGTGCCTTGGATGTATTTAGTCAAGCAATTACTATGAAAAAATCTCGTTTGGGGATACTTTTGACAGTAATTTGTGCCTTGGATAAAATTGCTATTTGTGAAAATATGATCTTTCAGGAAACCACAACTTTAGGCATTAGAAGGACAATTCAAGAGCGATCGATCTTAAAAAGAGAGATACAATCGATCGATACTGTCTATGGACAAATTCGGCTAAAAGTTGCCTACAAAGAGTCAATTAATCAACCGATTACCGTACAACCAGAATACGAAGATTGTGCCGCAATTGCCCGTCAGCATCATCTACCTTGGCGATTTGTTCATCAAATGGCCTTAGCTATTTGGCAAGAAAAAAATCAGTCTTGACAGCAGGGCAATTTTATCATAAAACTGGTATATCCATTTTTCAAAAGAACGTAGGTTGGGTTGAAGCATGAAACCCAACGCCCGCTCATGTTACGCTACCGTTAACCCATCCTACAAATAATTGTACCTCCCTACTTATATCCATTTTTCAAAAGCTATTTCCAGGAAGATAATCCCAATTTAAAACCTGTTCTTGGCTAAAAGGACAATCAACAGGAAAAGTTTCTTTTGGTAAATTAGTTTCATTTACCGTCCCTCGCACTGCTTTTTGATAACATTCAGCGAAAATATCGGCTAAATAGGGTTTTAAGCTAGGACTATCCCTGAAAATAAACTCTAATTGTTCTCTTTGCTCATCAATGGTATTTATCCAGCTATTAGTCGGTTTTTCTGGTTGATATTGCCATTTAAGTAAGTGCATCAAGAGAACTTTTAAACGACTGAATACCTCCCGTCTATTATTACGTCCTATATCGGATATTTCTTCGATTAAGTTATCTAAATCGAGGGCTGCTAAATTGCACTTTTTTAAGTGATTTACGGTTTGCTCAATCCACAAATTAAAATCAGTTTCATAAAGCTGAGATAATTGATTTTTCATGTTGAAAATATCCCATTTAGAAGTCGGTGGTAACGCACCACTCTCTTAACTATAACCGCTGACGGGGAGGTAAGTAGTCGGACATAAGTTTTCGCTGCTGTATAAAGTTTTGTAAATAGGGTAGAAGGCTGTATGCAGCAGCGAAAACCGGCTATTTTACATTCCTTAACATAGTGTTGTTTATTTATGTCCGACTACTTAAGTAGTCATGCAAAATTAATTACCTGCCCGATCGAGCTAAAACCCTTACGGGGCAATGATCGTCATGTGTAAATAATTTTGCCTAGGTACTTACCAATTTTCAGTAGATAGCATCCGAGGGAACCTTGATTCCTTCTTAATTCTCGCTTTAGTCGTGCTTTGATGACATCCCAGCTGCCATTTGCCGTTGAGATAAATTTCCCTCTTGACCAAGTTGGTAGAGCAAGTTTCTTTGTTCTATGTTAAGATATTGGAGGCTTCGTTTTTGGATCTGATTTGTTGTTGTATTGATCAGACAGTACCTGATAATCCTTTTTCTGTCAACTCTTAAGGAGTCGTGCGTTTCATTTTTGAATTGGCAATATTAGGAGGGATAAAAATTATGGTTAATTATCTCAGTCAAGAAGAGGAATTACTAGCAGCCGAAGA contains the following coding sequences:
- a CDS encoding L-threonylcarbamoyladenylate synthase, whose product is MATIYSLHPENPQQRSIQEICHALKNGAIMLYPTDTVYAIGCDLNVKSAVERVRQIKQLSNDKPLTFLCSSLSNISEYAVVSDYAYKIMRRVIPGPYTFLLPATKLVPKVVMNPKRKTTGIRVPDHVICRTILETLENPIISSSAHLPDQEGDFPTKGLETARLFDALDHIVDLIIEDGSAPGSEVSTIVDFTGDQPDIVRQGLGWPELQQWL
- the larC gene encoding nickel pincer cofactor biosynthesis protein LarC, translating into MERVNSSHDSKIVAYWDCPTGIAGDMCLGALVDLGVPLEYLIAQLKTLGIEDEYQLKAEKLHRRGQIATKIHVDVTAEKSSDHHHHHHHTPARHLPEIENLIKQANLPQKVQEWSLAVFQQLAIAEGAVHGIAPEKVHFHEVGATDAIIDIVGTCLGLDWLSVSELYCSSLPTGGGTVQAAHGRLPVPVPAVVQLFSQRQVPIYSNGIEAELVTPTGAAIVTTLAKSFGKPPKMQLEKVGLGAGTKDLPIPNLVRLWLGKKESEKLDEIETVAVLETQIDDLNPQAIAYLSEALLQAGALDVFSQAITMKKSRLGILLTVICALDKIAICENMIFQETTTLGIRRTIQERSILKREIQSIDTVYGQIRLKVAYKESINQPITVQPEYEDCAAIARQHHLPWRFVHQMALAIWQEKNQS
- a CDS encoding DUF29 domain-containing protein: MKNQLSQLYETDFNLWIEQTVNHLKKCNLAALDLDNLIEEISDIGRNNRREVFSRLKVLLMHLLKWQYQPEKPTNSWINTIDEQREQLEFIFRDSPSLKPYLADIFAECYQKAVRGTVNETNLPKETFPVDCPFSQEQVLNWDYLPGNSF